TGCCAAACTTACTCAATGTGTATCATTTTTGTGTCACATGGTATATCATATGTATGCCATTATACGTGATATAAAATGACTTATACAAGAGATACAAGATCTGCATAGACACAATATACAAGGATATGTCACTTGTATTTCGTGTTTATGTTAATGTATGTACAATGATACACGTGACATACAATTGATTTACATGCGTCATGCAACTCCACATACAATCATTCCACCACCGCCaaaagaagaacaagaatatGAGAGTTTCGTCGGTAAAAAATTGGAGATGAAGGTAGTGGTTCAAGACTTGTGATGGCGGAGTTAAATTGGCGATGGAACTTTGTTTTCTCGTGTGAGTGGCCTATCAGAGAAGAAGAATATGCAACATAGGTATTGGGTGATTTTACGTGGGTGAACAATGCTTGAAttttgatgaagatgatgacgGCGAAGCTGGTTTTATGGCAATTCTACAGTGATTGAAGGGAGCTGCTTGGTAGTGGTTCGACGGTGGCAGAACCGTTGATCTCACATGGTCTGGAGGAAGATAGAGGGAGAGAAAACTTGGGAAAATGGAAGGAATTAGGTTTACAAAAATTAGGAAAATGGCTCAGGGAGAGGATTTGGTACGCAGACTAAATTATTCTGGAATTATAGTCTTGAGATTAATTTATCCCATTCGGAAGGTGGGATGAAATAATCCCAAATTTGATGAGATAAGACGGATATGGATTAATAAGTTTTGGCAATTTATTGTGTACTTTGCTTCATAAATTTATACTTTCTATCAAACATGATATAAAAGCAATTCCAATCTTAATCCTGAGATATTCGCCTTATCTCGCGTACCAAACGGCCCCTAAAAATCGAGGGATTGCTATATTTGGTAAAATATTGTTATGttagatactccctccgtctcaaattatttgtcatgattactaaaaatagttgtctcaaattatttgtcattgtAGAACTTCAAGACCCAATTAAATGCCTTTTCccctcattttacccttagtagaattttgtcattaatgaagATAACACATAAAATGAGTAAACATTTAATAGAGAGAGATTATAAATCAGACATAAATAAAAGTAAAAGTAGTCAAATACCCCTCCtgattaatatttcttaagtggcgtttaaaacaaaaaagtgacaaataatttgagacggaggaagtactAATTTAAaagtattactccctccgtcccatattacttgtccatATTAAAATATCTATCTCAAATTACTtgtccacattactaaaaatagttaTCCCAAATTACTTGTCCATTTATAAAGTCAAGATTGAATTAATTAAGTTTTACCTTTGTTGCCCTTAATATTAATGGTTCTTGAAACTAATCAATAGTGATTAGAGTTTGGAGAGAGATAAAAATAAAGTAGTAAAAATACATCTATTATTTATGATGTTTAAAATGACATGTAAAGAGGAAAGTACACTAGTAATATGAGATGGATGAAAATTTTTAATGATGGGTGAGACACAAATATTACTTGGCATGTGAGGGTAATTTTTTATTGGAAAAAATATATGGGTCCCACTTCTATGACCCCTTCTCATTCCTAGGGCTAGTTCTCTCTCCAACCTCAGCTTTCACCATCAGCAATCATCTTCTCTATTTATTTTACTCTCATTGTTTTATTTTCTAAATCAGTTTTTTGTCATAATttttttcttcacccaattctttctatattcatgtatatatttatattgttCATATGATGCTTGGTACGTGTAAATAGATCTGATtgatttgaatttttttatttattaaatcaaatCAATTGTGTTGGTATTTTATAtctataaataaaattaaatctaTAAAATCGAGTTTTATTGCttttttggggtttttttttgTTGATTCGATGTGAAatattttataacaaaattaatttGCTTTTTGTGAAATATGATGCAACTGCCATACTATTTCATACAATATATCTACTCCAGTTCATGTTAATCAATTACACACAGAACTAAATTTACAATGTCATAAGAAACTTGAttaaaaatgaataattttttgTCAAGGACAACAAAGACATCATAGGTGTAATGGATTCATTTAAATTAATATATGAGAGAGAGACGCGCGCGCGCAGGGATAAAATTACAAGGTCAAATATGGTGTTAAAAATGTTAAGAAACAAAAACTATGACAAAGTAAAAAAAAGATATTTACAAAGTagattataataaatatttaatatatagtaattttaaaaattgaatatataTAATGTTAGGTtggtttgtcttagtttgacctTTTTCAAGTTTAAATCAAATTACGATCATTTTTTCCTCATTATCAAAACcaataaattattattatttcagTTAGCTCAATTTATCAATTTGGTTATGATTTATCGATTTCCTTTATATACTCCTACTTGGTATAATGTTATTTTTGTGCACTGTGTTAGTGAAATAACAGAAAGTTACTTTAATGAATGTTTATTGTTGCACAAATGTAACTTAATAATTAAAATTCAACATTCTTATTTTTATCATTATCTTTCTTCTTGTGAATGactttaattaaataattaaatacgGAAAAACTAATTTCAAGACATTAAGTTGTCTTTTCCACTGtgtcttgttttgctatttaaaTTAATATAATTAAAAGGCTTGTGTAAACAAACTAAAAAATTAACATTATTTTTGTCAAGCTTAGGCAAAGAGAGATTAGTAAGTGGAGTAATAAGTTATGGCTGGAGGGGTACGAGGGTGAATTGAAGAAAGTGGGTGAAGAGAGAGGAAAAAGTTAAAATGGAGTGGGACCCATAAATGTGCACTTGTCCATTAATAGAGACCCTCACACAAGTATGGCATGGCATATCTCACACACCATAAAGTTTTtcgagatggagggagtactcaaaaaaaaaaaaaaaaaggtaatttggGGTCTTAATTAGGTATCACTTAAAAGGACCCGTTTGTCacttttttctttatttaaaaatcagtttttgaccataaaaatttcaaatataacttcATTTGAAATCTGAAAAACACTTTAAAAtcctattttcacttttttcactttcagtacattcaaacaaccaaatattcttttgCAAAAAGTATGAGGAtgatttcaataatatacaatcaAGCAAAAAATATTACATCCACGTtgccatatttttaatttacatccgcataaccaacttttattttttacaacagtgtttatacacacgatatacactTACTATAGACAATATATAAACCTGTATAAaagtatataataatatataaaattaGCCATTTTGGATAATATTAGGAATGCGAATCATTTCGAGTAAAGATTTTCTCTACATAGACATAAAGTGTTATTTTCTCAAAATTATAACcaaatacaaaatatatttggTTTTCGTACCAAACGCCTGACAAAATATTGCTGCCCACTTTCCAGAggcaatatatattatattgccgtCCGCATTTCCCTTCCCTTGTCTCCCTCATCTTTTCAGTCACTCACAGTCAAACAACTCCTTTTTCCTCCATATCCTTAAACCCCCATAAACCTTAAACTTACAAATTTTTAAACGAAAAAAAAAGCTCCATCTTTTTTTCATTCATGGGGTCAATCAATTTCAACcccttcaacaacaacaactggTTCAACAAACCTTCAACACCATTCCAACCCATCAATCTCTTATCCCATTTTAATTCCCTTAAACCCCAACAAAACCCTTTACCTTTTGCATCCATTTCAAAcccattttcaagaaaacccaaaaaatCAGGTCAAGAAAAACCGGGTCATTATCGCAAAATGCTGGACCAGTATTACTGGGAATGTGAGACCCGACCCGATTTTCGATATGCCCCAGAAGTCGAACGGGTGTTGAATGATGACCCGGTTTTCGAGAAGAAGGAAAACCCGAGTGAAGAAGAGATTGAGGAAAATGAGAAGTGGTTGGAAGAGTTTAGGGAAAGCCCTGTTGTTCAGTTCTTGGCTCAAGCTGAAGAGATTGCTGATAAGATTAATGAGATTGAACTTAAAGAGAATTCGACTCCTTATCGAAGGGAAGATAAGAAATTTTGGCAGGTATTCAAGTTATGTTGGGATTAGTCATGTTGCGATTAGTTATGCTTGCATTATTTCTTATCGACtgttggtttgttgtattaaaaaaTAACATGTATTGCATAATTTCTGAATAAGGGTGTATAAGTGTAAGAATAGCACTGGGATTAATAATGCTGGGATTAGTTGTGCTGGAATTAGTTATGCTTGCGTTATTTCTTATCGACtatttggtttgttgtattaaaattAACATGCATTGTATAATTTCTAAATAGTGCTGAATAGGGTGTATAAGTATAAGAATTGcactttatcaaaaaaaaaaaaaaaaaaaaaaaaaaagaagaagaagaaagaatagTACTGGTATTATTAGTGCCATGGTTTACTATATATAAGAATAGTACCGAACAAGGTGTATAAGTAATACTAGTATTAGTTGTACTAGACTTAATTGCAAGCAAACATTGTGGTTAAGTTTTTTACCAGGATTGTTCTACCTGACTACCTAATCCACCCTACAAAACGACCTCTTGCTGTTTATGTTTATTTGTAGCTCAATGAGGTAGAAGTAGAAGAGAAGCAAGCTTTTGATATTTGCTAGTAGTCTTTTTTAGGCCGTTTAGAGTATTGTATGTTAGTGAAAAATGTCCAGAATTTGTAGTGTATGTTAGTGAAAAATGCCCAGAATTTGTAATGTATGTTAGTGAAAAATGTCCAGAAAATAGTGGTTAACTGAGTTTAGGAAGAGCCCGGTGGTTCATTTCTTGGCCCAAGCTGAAGAGATTGCTGATAAGACTAATGAGATTGAGCTTAAAGAGAATTCGCCTCCTTATTGAAGGGAATATAAGAAATTGTGGCAGgtattcaaaaaaaataaaaaaaataaaaaaatctaccACTCATTATTTATTGCTTATGTTTATTTGTAGCTCAGTTACTATCTGCTGCTTACTGTTAAGGATGCTTTGTCATGCTTTCTATAATGTTTTGCCTTGGTttcttgacttttttttttttttcaaacttatTATTCGAACTGCTTTGAACTGTTTTTTCTAccggaaatagcctctctacctccatggtagaggtaaggtctgcgtacactctgtCCTCCCCAGACCCCGCTATTTGGtgttacactgggtatgttgttgttgtcgatGATGGTATTTATTTGTAGCTCAATGAGGTTAGTGTTTGCTAGGAGTCTCTGTTAGCCTATTTAGAGTTTTGTATGTTAGTGAACAATGTCCAGAATTTGTAGTGCTAGAGCATTGTCTTATTCTTCAATTTTATTACTACCGTTGTATCTTTTACTTTGGTTATCTCTAGAAGTCTTACTGTTGGTACTTTCCTTACTTTAATTTTAACTGATTGGTTCGAAGACAAGTTATACTAGGATTAGTAATGcttatcagtgttttaaaaggcgttttcggggcgacCACTGGGCTAGTGTACCAAAAACACACCGAGGCGTACAGGCGGGGCGTATGCCCCAACCTTCCGGTCGTTCACCTAGGCATAAGCCCCGAGAACTTTTCGAAATTTGAGCCAATATTGCTTAATAAATCTTTTTTAAGAAGTTAAATACTTAAATATCCAATAATTAACGCATAGTAAATTTTCAAACTaaaaatttcaaaagttttctctAATTGTTTATCTTAATTTCATAATCTTGTCCTCCCATTCTTACTAATCTTCCTTGTTTGCATTTTCCttctttatgctttatttttcttCAAGATCTTTTTAGCACTCTTCAATTTTATCTTTTCAAGGTAGTTTTTAGTTTGAGAATTTCTTTTGTTATTGCTCTAGTTTAGATAATGTTTTGAAGACTCCATTCTGGCTATTTGTATTATAATGAGTATTAATTTGTATCTAGTTTTAGGTTTTAAAACAATAActgtcatttttatctttgaattATTAGGACATAGTATTAGTTTTACAACTCTAATTATGTGTCATCATAGTAATGTTATTGTGTAATGCATCGTTACGTCATTCACCTTTTCAAGAATTTTTTAAATTGTTCATGCACATGTTAGCATGTTAATAATAGATATATATTCATTTTCtactaattttattattattttgattttatataattttaatttatttttttccttatatgtttattttattattttataaaatactaaaaattaaatacctatGGGGCTTgtgccccgtgcctcggggcttacgcctggGCGAGGCATATGTAAACCGCCTCGCCTTACGCCcgcgccttttaaaacactgatgcTTATCAATcatttggtttgttgtattaaaagtaaCATGCGCTCAATAATTTCTAAATAGTACAGAATAAGTGTATAAGTATAAGTATAGTGCTGGTATTATGAATGCCATGGTTTTCTATGTATAAGAATATTACGGAATAGGGTGTATAAGTAATACTGGTATTAGTTATACTAGACTTAAATTTGCAACCATACATTGTACTAAAATTTTGTACCAGCATTATTCTACCCAATCcaacctaccaaacgaccccttgtTGTTTATGTTTATTTGTAGCTCAATGAGGTCGAAGTAGAAGAGAAGCAAGCTTTTGATATTTGCTAGTATAGTCTTTTTTAGTCTGTTTAGAGTTTTGTATGTTTGTGAAAAGTGTCCAGAATTTGTAGTGTTACAGAATCCaatattaagtaggcgtttggccatagaatcAAATATTTGGAATTTATGGAGTTTGAGTTGAAGAGAGAGTTGTGTTTGGTTTtactttttgcaaagaatatttggaataGTGTTCATGCTTGAATGTACTTACATacaacttcaaaagtgaaaagtgaGTTGGAAAACAAGTTATAAGTGTTTTAACCTACTTTCcaaatttgaaatacaacttcaagttggatttggaatttttatggccaaacactgattttcaaaTCAAGTGAAAAATTTTCCGGAAAAAGTGAACATTCGAAGTATTAGAATTAGCTAAGGATTGAGACTCCATGTAGCTTAGGATTGTTAATTGTGGAACTTGTTTATCATCAGTAATGGAAGAAAATAGTGAAGTAGGTATTCAAAATATCTATTCCTTATCTTATCGAAGTGAAGATAAGAAATTGTGGCAAGTATTCAAAATATCTATACCTTATTGTTTGTGTTTATTAGTAGCTCAATGATGTCCAAGTAGAGGAGAAGAGAGCTTTTGATGTTTGCTAGGAGACAATTTTTAGCCTGTTTAGAGTTTGTATGCTAGGGAAAAATGTCCAGAATTTGTAGTGTGATAGAATCCAATATTAAAGTATTGGTATTGGAAAAGGTGCAAATACAAAAATAGATATTGAGAATTCATTAGTCATATAGTGAACTTGACTTAGCTTAGGATTGAGAACCCATGTAGCTTAGGATTGTTAGTTGTGGAACTTGTTTATCATTAGTAATGGAAGAAAATAGTAGAATCCATCAATGGTTAGTAATAATTTTTCATACAACTTTTATGAATTTCAAAATTTTATATTCATTTAACAATTCCAAGTTTGAAGTCTGATGTGATGTTTTGTATCTCAAATAAATTTAAGCAACTATTTtgatatttattttagtaatacTAATATGATACAAATGCCAATTAACATCTTGAATATCATTTCAAGTCAGATAGTGTTACATGAAATAGGAGATGCTATAATTTCATGTTTGGCTATTTGTGATATAGTTTACTAGTGACAGTCTTTTATTGGTCGCTGAAGGTAACTTATGCAACAGTTTAAGTTTTGCTATGAAAagttaaacaacaacaacaacaacaacatacccaatgtgatcccacaagtggggtctgggagggtGGGGTGTACGCTACCCCTACCTTGTGTAAGGTAGAGATGCTGTTtatgatagaccctcggctcaagaagaTCCTATTTAATGAATCATAAATGTGTACAAATGTAAGTTCCAGCCACAGTTGTTTTTGAAGATGATCATGGGTGTGATTGTTGCGTATACCCGGAATTGGTAACCGTCTATGTTATTCTATTTCAAGAATTTCCCAACTGAGAGAAGTTTTCTTCGATAATGTGAAGGGAGTGCCAAATGTCATTGGATTGGATGGGAGGCCAATGCCCAGAAAAGCCATAAAGACAAAGAAGGAGTCAAATGACAAGTTTTGGGATTTTGCAAGGCAGTTCTTTTTTGGGCTTTGGGGATTTCGTCAACGACCATACCCACCTGGAAGGCCCATTGATGCTGCACAGGCTATTGGGTACAAAAAACTTGAAAAGCGATATTATGATTGTAAGTTTGCTTTCATTTATTGTTCAGTTAATATGCTCGAGATTCTGTTATTCTTTCAGTTACTACCAAAATATTATGCTTACTTCTCCTGTACAGCTTGAACTGCTGAGGATTTCCATAAATTATGAATTATGGGACAATCAGTAAGAGTGCCTAGGTTGTTGGAGATTTTTATCTTGAATTAGCTGCTGGTAGTGCTTTTCTTGTGGATTTGTGTAGTCATCTTGATGACCATTTTGCTTCTTTTCATGCTTGcaaatttgagtagtgtataatgTATATTGCTGTTAGCCTTTTGATTTCTTTGGACAATAGGCATCTGAAGAAACAATGTTATTTTGGATTTCATTAGCAActaaagaccaaaaaaaaaaaaaaaaaaaaaaaagagagagaagaagaagaaggagttCACTTGTTATGTTATCAAGCATTCTTGTTGGTGAAGGGAATCTAATGCATAGCAATGTGATGTCAGAGATCTTCCATAGCTGAGAGGCGATGGAGCAGAAGTGCTAAATCCCCTCTGGGAGAAGATCTTGGAGTGATGAAAACACACATTCTTTCATTTGTTCTGAGTGTATGAAACAGTTGCAAAGAAAATGATACAAATTCCTACTGGCTGGCAAAGAGAAACTAAAACGTAAGAGTTGATGACATGCACCTAGTGCATAATCGCTACGATAGCATCATCATTTCCCTTGCAACATATCATTGAAAAGATTTACAGCTTATCTGTTATTTTGTCAACTGTTTGCTATTAGTTTCAACTAGAGTGTTTGCTATTAGCTTATCATGATTAGCGTGTCTTTTAGTTCAGAGTGATCTGGTGCTATGTTGTTAGTTATGCTCTTAACTATTTGCCATTACTTTATCATGATTTACAAATTACAATAATGTTTCATTTGGAGCTAAATAGCTTGCACTTTGGTGATCTGGTGCTATGTCGGATCTGTTGGCTTTGTTGTTCATCCTTATTCTTCAACTGCTGACTGTTGTTATAATGCTTTATTATGCTTGAATTCCAGTTATTATGAGGAGCGGTGGGTTTTTCTACAAGGATCGATTAGGTCGTTCGAGGGGACCGATGGAATTAATACAGCTTAAGACTGCTTGGGGTGCTGGAATCATTGATAAGCACACCTTCATTTGGGGAGAGGATATGGATGAATGGGCCCCCATCGGAATGGTTTATGGCATGGAAAAAGCAATTGCTACTTGGGAAGGTTGGTTTTTGCAACAATTACTCTGCTGGAGTTAGTTTTTCAACAATAAATAATCAGAAATAGAGGTTTTTGTAGAATCCCTGGCATTCTGAAGCATATTTCATGTCAATTTAGTCTGTAAATCATATATTACTCCTCGCAAGCATTTTAAAGTTATTATGTCTCTGTCTTCAGATGTTTATGTAACATGCTACGTTACCTTTGTGCTTATTCTGTAGTAGTAGAATTTGGTTTTGTTTTCTCTCAGTCCATGTTGCCATACGATTGATCCCTTGCATTTATTTGGCTGAAGTGCAGTTAGACTAGGTGCTGCTGCTACTGCTTTCCTTCACAAACTACAGAAAGGTATACCTCCTTGGGTTCCTCTTAAAGGACATGAGCCGAAGACATATAAGCAGATGCAAGAAGAAGCTTATGAGAGTAAAAGACGTGATTTGGCTGTGCTAGAAGCAAATGATGGGGTCTGGCCTGGTGTAAGGACTCCGAGTCATACCCTGTTTCTTTGGGCTAGTGGCTCAGAACTGACATCAATTTTGGAGGCTGACCACATGCCAAACAAATACATACCAAAAGATCTCAGGTATGTAGAATCATTTCATTTTGCAACATTTTTCTTTCAACTGTTGATGTCAGAAACTTTTAACCCATCTCCATTTGTCAATACTAGCAAATGCCACGCTTCTTTGCGGTATACTGTAGGATATGCATTCTTACAAATTATAACTAAAGAATTTTGAGAATGTTTACTTTATGGGAAGAGTGGTATATAATTCTGTTAGTTAACCAaagacaattaaaaaaaaaaaaaaaaaaaacgaaggaAAGACCGCTGAACCTCACACGAAATTGTGATTATTGAAGCAGGGGGCAGGTGAGATTGTTTTTTTTGACAATGGTAACATTCTATATATTAACAGGTGTACTATATCAAAATGTATAATCCCCCAAGTTAGACAATTACAAAGTATGTAAGACTTTCTTCTTATGTTGCTTCTTACATATTGTCTAAAACATCAAAAATATCTTCTGTTTGTACTAAGCAttcctgtttacaccaaaaatagaaAAGAGCTGGGCAATTCATCTTCAACTTCTGAATGTTGCACTGTTTTCCCTCAAAACACCTCTGGTTTCTCTCTATCCATATAGTCCTCCAAATACATGCTGGAACAGCCCTCCATCTCTCCTTCTGATTGGATAAATATCCTTCTCTCCTCCAACTGTCAAGAAACCCCTTTGTGTTTCCTGGCATCACCCACTTGATTCTCCTCAAGTTAATGAACATCCTCCAGATCTGTTATGTCCATTTACAGTGTAAAAAGAGATAGTTAGTTGTCTCTGCCTGTTCCCCACAAAAATAACATCTGGAACACAaattgaatcccctgcttttcaAATTTCCCTTTGTCAAAACTGCTTCATTTGCCACCAGCCAAAAGAAACAGACTAATTTCAAAGGAACCTGCACTTCCCAGATCATTTTCCATGGCCAGCAACCCACTTGATTATTTACTCTGATCGGAATCTTGTAAGCCTCTGTCACTTCGAAAATTCCTTGAGAGTTTCCTTGCCAAACCAAAGTGCTGCATTTCCATTAATCACCTTAAACAGATTCAGAGTATGATAAAATTCTGTTATCCTTTCCACTCGCAATCATTAAATAGTCTTCTAAAGGTCAGATTCCAACCTTGCTCAGACCAAACTTCAGCCACTGTTGCTTCCTGTTGTTGACATAAAATGTATATATCTGGAAATAATTGCTGTAATACCCCTTGACCAATTCAGTTGTCTTTCCAGGAAGAAATCTTCATACCATTCCCCACTTTAAGTTTTGTTTTGTTCCTCCTCTTTGGCCATAGATTCCTGATTGATCTCCAAACACTGCAACCATATGGAGTGAGAACTGGTTTTGTAGTCCAATTACCCTCTTCCCCATATTTATTTCTAATAGCTCTCTTCCACAGAGGTTCTTTTCCTGAAGCATATCTCCACAACCATTTCATCATTAGACTCTGATTGTGGGCCTTCAACTTCTTAATACCATTCCTCCTTTTTTGCTTCTTATCATGGTATCCAGTTTGACTAAATGAAACTTGTGTTCATCATTGTTTCCCTGCCAGAAAAAATTGTTTCTCAGGGTGTCTAATCTCTTTATCACACGAACAGGACCTGGGAATAATGACATCATACATGTAGGTAAAGCATCTAACACACTAGTAATGAGAGTCACCCTCCCTCCCATAGATAAATATTGCATCTTCCAGTTTGTCCACTTGTTTTCACATTTCTCTATCACACAACTCCATATTCCTTTAGATTTGCTTTTTGGCCTCAGAGGCCTACCCAGATACACTGGGTAGTTCTCCCACTTTCCCTCCCAGAATGTTAGTTAACATCTAAATTTCCACCACTGTGTCGACTGGATAAATGGAACTCTTCCCCAATTGATATGCAGCCCAGAGACTGTCTCAAAAATGATGAATATAACCCTCAGTACCCTCAACTGAGTTGCTCCACATCAGCATCACAAAAAATCAaagtatcatctgcatattgtAGGTGAGAGATTTCCATGTTGTTTCCAGCCCTGTAGTTTACCTGAAAGCCTCTGATCCTGCCCTTACTTCCATCAATGTGGAGCATATCATTCATT
The nucleotide sequence above comes from Lycium barbarum isolate Lr01 chromosome 3, ASM1917538v2, whole genome shotgun sequence. Encoded proteins:
- the LOC132630913 gene encoding protein TIC 56, chloroplastic, whose amino-acid sequence is MGSINFNPFNNNNWFNKPSTPFQPINLLSHFNSLKPQQNPLPFASISNPFSRKPKKSGQEKPGHYRKMLDQYYWECETRPDFRYAPEVERVLNDDPVFEKKENPSEEEIEENEKWLEEFRESPVVQFLAQAEEIADKINEIELKENSTPYRREDKKFWQGVPNVIGLDGRPMPRKAIKTKKESNDKFWDFARQFFFGLWGFRQRPYPPGRPIDAAQAIGYKKLEKRYYDFIMRSGGFFYKDRLGRSRGPMELIQLKTAWGAGIIDKHTFIWGEDMDEWAPIGMVYGMEKAIATWEVRLGAAATAFLHKLQKGIPPWVPLKGHEPKTYKQMQEEAYESKRRDLAVLEANDGVWPGVRTPSHTLFLWASGSELTSILEADHMPNKYIPKDLRKELEKVIPGLRPWEVLSVEQAMDQITYGGEWYREPLGSYTTGPPYIADWNKDVMRLFEIYHDLSVQVYNKLDRTVPGFGTVMKQVQIDSAARETKRAKKRAAQKRAEEEIAIFGRVQSKDE